One Cheilinus undulatus linkage group 22, ASM1832078v1, whole genome shotgun sequence DNA window includes the following coding sequences:
- the LOC121504244 gene encoding SLAM family member 8 isoform X1, translated as MAGGRLHSLSLVFKCSIVLFSWMCLHDVEAFSCQHVIHKKVGDSVELLSCLPTEGVTAAKWRYGVSVIADKYRTVDEKHFKGRLEFDHTNFSLTIKELTQQDSGEFIFSSDGKTQNPTVTVTLKVHESITHQPDVTGNSTWNSSTNSCTVLLECSSDSHSDISYNWTVERKTSNGSRLQYIIRTQDKDTEFNCTIYNPVSKMSTSKTVKCSEDTQKITKDDKNPVNLLIAISVVGVVLMIIIVAVIAVAWHCIQSKAGSDPEDHTVYADITEVTTEDGMKPCSVYETIDNIDNRVTRNTQVTQYNQVTTRADTVYDKIQLERLRKMSISPYQEIS; from the exons ATGTGGAGGCTTTCAGTTGTCAACATGTCATCCATAAAAAAGTTGGAGACTCTGTGGAGCTGTTATCATGCCTGCCAACAGAAGGCGTCACTGCAGCAAAGTGGAGATATGGAGTATCAGTAATTGCAGACAAATATAGGACTGttgatgaaaaacattttaagggCAGATTAGAGTTTGACCATACAAACTTTAGTCTGACAATTAAAGAGCTGACTCAGCAGGATTCTGGTGAATTCATTTTTAGCTCagatggaaaaacacaaaatccaacagtcacagtcacccTGAAAGTTCACG AGTCTATAACCCACCAGCCTGATGTGACTGGAAACTCCACCTGGAACTCCTCCACCAACTCATGTACAGTTTTACTGGAGTGCAGTTCAGACTCtcacagtgacatcagctacaACTGGACTGTAGAGCGCAAAACCAGTAATGGGTCCAGGCTGCAGTACATCATCAGGACACAGGATAAAGACACCGAGTTCAACTGTACCATCTACAATCCTGTCAGCAAGATGTCGACATCCAAAACAGTGAAGTGCAGCGAGGatacacaaaaaataaccaaagatgataaaa ACCCAGTAAACCTCCTTATTGCCATCAGTGTGGTTGGAGTAGTACTGATGATTATCATCGTTGCTGTCATAGCTGTCGCTTGGCACTGCATACAAAGTAAAG CAGGCAGTGATCCAGAGGACCACACCGTGTACGCCGACATCACTGAGGTTACAACTGAAGAT GGGATGAAGCCATGCTCAGTGTACGAAACAATCGATAACATAGACAATCGAGTCACGCGAAACACCCAAGTCACTCAGTACAATCAGGTCACGACTCGG GCTGATACTGTTTATGACAAGATCCAGCTCGAGCGTCTGAGGAAGATGTCCATTTCACCCTACCAAGAGATTTCCTAG
- the LOC121504244 gene encoding SLAM family member 8 isoform X2, translating to MAGGRLHSLSLVFKCSIVLFSWMCLHDVEAFSCQHVIHKKVGDSVELLSCLPTEGVTAAKWRYGVSVIADKYRTVDEKHFKGRLEFDHTNFSLTIKELTQQDSGEFIFSSDGKTQNPTVTVTLKVHESITHQPDVTGNSTWNSSTNSCTVLLECSSDSHSDISYNWTVERKTSNGSRLQYIIRTQDKDTEFNCTIYNPVSKMSTSKTVKCSEDTQKITKDDKNPVNLLIAISVVGVVLMIIIVAVIAVAWHCIQSKGSDPEDHTVYADITEVTTEDGMKPCSVYETIDNIDNRVTRNTQVTQYNQVTTRADTVYDKIQLERLRKMSISPYQEIS from the exons ATGTGGAGGCTTTCAGTTGTCAACATGTCATCCATAAAAAAGTTGGAGACTCTGTGGAGCTGTTATCATGCCTGCCAACAGAAGGCGTCACTGCAGCAAAGTGGAGATATGGAGTATCAGTAATTGCAGACAAATATAGGACTGttgatgaaaaacattttaagggCAGATTAGAGTTTGACCATACAAACTTTAGTCTGACAATTAAAGAGCTGACTCAGCAGGATTCTGGTGAATTCATTTTTAGCTCagatggaaaaacacaaaatccaacagtcacagtcacccTGAAAGTTCACG AGTCTATAACCCACCAGCCTGATGTGACTGGAAACTCCACCTGGAACTCCTCCACCAACTCATGTACAGTTTTACTGGAGTGCAGTTCAGACTCtcacagtgacatcagctacaACTGGACTGTAGAGCGCAAAACCAGTAATGGGTCCAGGCTGCAGTACATCATCAGGACACAGGATAAAGACACCGAGTTCAACTGTACCATCTACAATCCTGTCAGCAAGATGTCGACATCCAAAACAGTGAAGTGCAGCGAGGatacacaaaaaataaccaaagatgataaaa ACCCAGTAAACCTCCTTATTGCCATCAGTGTGGTTGGAGTAGTACTGATGATTATCATCGTTGCTGTCATAGCTGTCGCTTGGCACTGCATACAAAGTAAAG GCAGTGATCCAGAGGACCACACCGTGTACGCCGACATCACTGAGGTTACAACTGAAGAT GGGATGAAGCCATGCTCAGTGTACGAAACAATCGATAACATAGACAATCGAGTCACGCGAAACACCCAAGTCACTCAGTACAATCAGGTCACGACTCGG GCTGATACTGTTTATGACAAGATCCAGCTCGAGCGTCTGAGGAAGATGTCCATTTCACCCTACCAAGAGATTTCCTAG
- the LOC121504244 gene encoding SLAM family member 8 isoform X3 produces the protein MAGGRLHSLSLVFKCSIVLFSWMCLHDVEAFSCQHVIHKKVGDSVELLSCLPTEGVTAAKWRYGVSVIADKYRTVDEKHFKGRLEFDHTNFSLTIKELTQQDSGEFIFSSDGKTQNPTVTVTLKVHESITHQPDVTGNSTWNSSTNSCTVLLECSSDSHSDISYNWTVERKTSNGSRLQYIIRTQDKDTEFNCTIYNPVSKMSTSKTVKCSEDTQKITKDDKSSDPEDHTVYADITEVTTEDGMKPCSVYETIDNIDNRVTRNTQVTQYNQVTTRADTVYDKIQLERLRKMSISPYQEIS, from the exons ATGTGGAGGCTTTCAGTTGTCAACATGTCATCCATAAAAAAGTTGGAGACTCTGTGGAGCTGTTATCATGCCTGCCAACAGAAGGCGTCACTGCAGCAAAGTGGAGATATGGAGTATCAGTAATTGCAGACAAATATAGGACTGttgatgaaaaacattttaagggCAGATTAGAGTTTGACCATACAAACTTTAGTCTGACAATTAAAGAGCTGACTCAGCAGGATTCTGGTGAATTCATTTTTAGCTCagatggaaaaacacaaaatccaacagtcacagtcacccTGAAAGTTCACG AGTCTATAACCCACCAGCCTGATGTGACTGGAAACTCCACCTGGAACTCCTCCACCAACTCATGTACAGTTTTACTGGAGTGCAGTTCAGACTCtcacagtgacatcagctacaACTGGACTGTAGAGCGCAAAACCAGTAATGGGTCCAGGCTGCAGTACATCATCAGGACACAGGATAAAGACACCGAGTTCAACTGTACCATCTACAATCCTGTCAGCAAGATGTCGACATCCAAAACAGTGAAGTGCAGCGAGGatacacaaaaaataaccaaagatgataaaa GCAGTGATCCAGAGGACCACACCGTGTACGCCGACATCACTGAGGTTACAACTGAAGAT GGGATGAAGCCATGCTCAGTGTACGAAACAATCGATAACATAGACAATCGAGTCACGCGAAACACCCAAGTCACTCAGTACAATCAGGTCACGACTCGG GCTGATACTGTTTATGACAAGATCCAGCTCGAGCGTCTGAGGAAGATGTCCATTTCACCCTACCAAGAGATTTCCTAG
- the si:cabz01074946.1 gene encoding uncharacterized protein si:cabz01074946.1 isoform X1, translating to MTDHILCLLLLQAVFIELHASDLRTVHGYLGGNATLPSGANPTWTLSSIEWSIFKNFTWIATYRNGDENIDRVDRYKGRLSLDIPTGDLTIHGLTKEDNMVYTIDFVNTEGYGNSTRIKLQVNQRPQKPTIQAVPSTLANDSCWFLMKCSSADEGVDVSWQVASSSATVYNKINTDRNSAEMLVFLNTTQTAVTVTCTSSGRMGNSSSVITPKCDDLKPKLSPNRRNHYILLFFAGIIVTVIPTLMCLVELAPRMQAVRVKYRDHQKYIGYEGQLTFDSFLRRVAEKFDLPTPDLKVFDETKTEVDRDAFEFLLKKQDLGVLEVCLPQYCSHDSGPKAHRDPFREEKWLTSESLCCEAIALMKDAADKAIVKENMKQTFPYRQRMIHDPVKSSEIFTVFPRFLDIPGMVEQDFSLMFGEATSAKFLEKWPTVYKQKVLDQSRGLTQTAELQDLVQTAESTTGVENGWDSDMSSILILIHLLPPSPHGSRSPGKLSARPASDHLVKFIKAETSIQDHLDSITENLQPYLLAVGPQKKEINKYFIVIDKHAIPCQSADSLAAIDELFKAHFVFGTSYNQDLINVFNFVQTSIYEIDVGSTKVNPRVAELRAQFLH from the exons ATGACAGACCACATCCTTTGTCTTTTGCTATTACAAG ctgttttcataGAGTTACACGCTTCAGACCTCAGGACGGTCCATGGTTACCTTGGGGGGAACGCTACTCTGCCCTCAGGAGCCAACCCAACATGGACCCTCTCCTCAATTGAGTGGTCGATATTCAAAAACTTTACGTGGATTGCCACCTATCGCAATGGAGATGAAAACATCGACAGAGTTGATCGATATAAAGGACGACTCAGTCTTGACATCCCCACAG gTGACTTGACAATTCACGGATTAACAAAGGAGGATAACATGGTGTACACCATAGACTTCGTTAATACTGAAGGATATGGGAACTCTACCAGGATCAAACTCCAGGTGAACC AACGACCTCAAAAACCGACCATACAGGCGGTCCCCAGTACATTGGCCAATGACAGCTGTTGGTTTCTGATGAAGTGCTCTTCCGCGGATGAAGGTGTCGACGTCTCTTGGCAGGTTGCGTCGTCCAGTGCAACCGTGTACAACAAGATTAATACAGACAGAAACTCTGCAGAAATGCTGGTCTTTCTAAACACCACACAAACTGCTGTGACAGTCACCTGTACATCCAGTGGGCGTATGGGGAATAGCTCAAGTGTTATCACTCCAAAATGTGACG ATCTCAAGCCAAAGCTATCTCCTAATCGAAGGAATCATTAtattcttctcttttttgctGGAATTATTGTGACAGTTATACCAACATTAATGTGTCTTGTAGAG TTGGCACCAAGGATGCAGGCTGTACGAGTTAAGTACAGAGATCATCAGAAGTACATTGGTTATGAAGGACAGCTGACCTTCGATTCCTTTTTGAGGAGAG TTGCCGAGAAATTTGACCTTCCGACCCCGGACCTAAAAGTCTTTGATGAGACCAAGACAGAGGTAGACAGGGATGCATTTGAGTTTCTTCTAAAGAAGCAGGATCTTGGTGTACTGGAGGTTTGCTTACCCCAATACTGCAGTCATGACA GTGGACCAAAAGCTCACAGAGACCCCTTCAGAGAAGAAAAATGGCTAACCTCAGAAAGCCTGTGTTGTGAGGCCATTGCACTGATGAAAGATGCAGCTGATAAAGCAATTGTAAAAGAGAATATGAAACAGACCTTCCCCTATCGCCAGAGAATGATTCACGACCCAGTCAAGTCTTCAGAAATCTTTACAGTGTTTCCGCGATTCCTGGACATACCAGGAATG GTTGAGCAGGATTTCAGTCTGATGTTTGGTGAAGCTACCTCTGCAAAATTCTTGGAGAAGTGGCCTACTGTCTACAAACAGAAAGTCCTTGACCAAAGCCGTGGCCTCACGCAAACAGCTGAACTCCAAGACCTGGTTCAAACTGCTGAATCCACAACTGGAGTAGAAAATG GTTGGGACAGTGACATGTCATCCATCTTGATCCTGATCCACCTGCTACCACCATCACCTCATGGCAGCAGAAGCCCAGGAAAACTCTCCGCCAGACCAGCCAGTGATCATCTTGTGAAGTTCATCAAG GCAGAGACCAGCATCCAGGATCATCTTGACAGTATTACAGAGAATCTTCAACCCTATCTGCTTGCTGTTGGGCCCCAGAAGAAAGAGATTAACAAGTACTTCATTGTAATTGACAAACATGCCATACCCTGTCAGTCAGCAGATTCTCTTGCTGCCATTGATGAACTCTTCAAAGCGCATTTTGTCTTTGGTACTTCTTACAACCAGGATCTCATAAACGTCTTCAACTTTGTGCAAACCAGTATCTATGAAATAGATGTTGGCAGCACAAAGGTAAACCCCAGAGTTGCAGAGCTGAGAGCTCAGTTTCTGCATTGA
- the si:cabz01074946.1 gene encoding uncharacterized protein si:cabz01074946.1 isoform X2: MTDHILCLLLLQAVFIELHASDLRTVHGYLGGNATLPSGANPTWTLSSIEWSIFKNFTWIATYRNGDENIDRVDRYKGRLSLDIPTGDLTIHGLTKEDNMVYTIDFVNTEGYGNSTRIKLQVNQRPQKPTIQAVPSTLANDSCWFLMKCSSADEGVDVSWQVASSSATVYNKINTDRNSAEMLVFLNTTQTAVTVTCTSSGRMGNSSSVITPKCDDLKPKLSPNRRNHYILLFFAGIIVTVIPTLMCLVELAPRMQAVRVKYRDHQKYIGYEGQLTFDSFLRRGGPKAHRDPFREEKWLTSESLCCEAIALMKDAADKAIVKENMKQTFPYRQRMIHDPVKSSEIFTVFPRFLDIPGMVEQDFSLMFGEATSAKFLEKWPTVYKQKVLDQSRGLTQTAELQDLVQTAESTTGVENGWDSDMSSILILIHLLPPSPHGSRSPGKLSARPASDHLVKFIKAETSIQDHLDSITENLQPYLLAVGPQKKEINKYFIVIDKHAIPCQSADSLAAIDELFKAHFVFGTSYNQDLINVFNFVQTSIYEIDVGSTKVNPRVAELRAQFLH, encoded by the exons ATGACAGACCACATCCTTTGTCTTTTGCTATTACAAG ctgttttcataGAGTTACACGCTTCAGACCTCAGGACGGTCCATGGTTACCTTGGGGGGAACGCTACTCTGCCCTCAGGAGCCAACCCAACATGGACCCTCTCCTCAATTGAGTGGTCGATATTCAAAAACTTTACGTGGATTGCCACCTATCGCAATGGAGATGAAAACATCGACAGAGTTGATCGATATAAAGGACGACTCAGTCTTGACATCCCCACAG gTGACTTGACAATTCACGGATTAACAAAGGAGGATAACATGGTGTACACCATAGACTTCGTTAATACTGAAGGATATGGGAACTCTACCAGGATCAAACTCCAGGTGAACC AACGACCTCAAAAACCGACCATACAGGCGGTCCCCAGTACATTGGCCAATGACAGCTGTTGGTTTCTGATGAAGTGCTCTTCCGCGGATGAAGGTGTCGACGTCTCTTGGCAGGTTGCGTCGTCCAGTGCAACCGTGTACAACAAGATTAATACAGACAGAAACTCTGCAGAAATGCTGGTCTTTCTAAACACCACACAAACTGCTGTGACAGTCACCTGTACATCCAGTGGGCGTATGGGGAATAGCTCAAGTGTTATCACTCCAAAATGTGACG ATCTCAAGCCAAAGCTATCTCCTAATCGAAGGAATCATTAtattcttctcttttttgctGGAATTATTGTGACAGTTATACCAACATTAATGTGTCTTGTAGAG TTGGCACCAAGGATGCAGGCTGTACGAGTTAAGTACAGAGATCATCAGAAGTACATTGGTTATGAAGGACAGCTGACCTTCGATTCCTTTTTGAGGAGAG GTGGACCAAAAGCTCACAGAGACCCCTTCAGAGAAGAAAAATGGCTAACCTCAGAAAGCCTGTGTTGTGAGGCCATTGCACTGATGAAAGATGCAGCTGATAAAGCAATTGTAAAAGAGAATATGAAACAGACCTTCCCCTATCGCCAGAGAATGATTCACGACCCAGTCAAGTCTTCAGAAATCTTTACAGTGTTTCCGCGATTCCTGGACATACCAGGAATG GTTGAGCAGGATTTCAGTCTGATGTTTGGTGAAGCTACCTCTGCAAAATTCTTGGAGAAGTGGCCTACTGTCTACAAACAGAAAGTCCTTGACCAAAGCCGTGGCCTCACGCAAACAGCTGAACTCCAAGACCTGGTTCAAACTGCTGAATCCACAACTGGAGTAGAAAATG GTTGGGACAGTGACATGTCATCCATCTTGATCCTGATCCACCTGCTACCACCATCACCTCATGGCAGCAGAAGCCCAGGAAAACTCTCCGCCAGACCAGCCAGTGATCATCTTGTGAAGTTCATCAAG GCAGAGACCAGCATCCAGGATCATCTTGACAGTATTACAGAGAATCTTCAACCCTATCTGCTTGCTGTTGGGCCCCAGAAGAAAGAGATTAACAAGTACTTCATTGTAATTGACAAACATGCCATACCCTGTCAGTCAGCAGATTCTCTTGCTGCCATTGATGAACTCTTCAAAGCGCATTTTGTCTTTGGTACTTCTTACAACCAGGATCTCATAAACGTCTTCAACTTTGTGCAAACCAGTATCTATGAAATAGATGTTGGCAGCACAAAGGTAAACCCCAGAGTTGCAGAGCTGAGAGCTCAGTTTCTGCATTGA
- the LOC121504842 gene encoding vang-like protein 2 has translation MDNDSMYSGYSYKSSHSRSSRKHRERRDRHRSKSRDINLRGDKSVTIQAPGEPLMDAESTRGDDRDDNWGETTTVVTGTSVDSVSNEDLTQIRKDLEDSSPLDCRRYLSPVLGAILGLFALLTPLAFLALPQLLWRDTLEPCGTPCEGLYISLAFKLLILLISTWALFLRPQRATLPRFFIFRCLLLALVFLFVASYWLFYGVRVLDSKETDYRGIVGYAASLVDALLFIQYLALVLLEVRHLQPEFCLKVVRTADGASRFYNVGCLSIQRAAVWVLDQYYSDFPVYNPALFNLPKSILSKNMSAFKVYSLGEENSTNNSTGQSRSMIAAAARRRDNSHNEYYYEEAELERRIRKRKARLVVAVEEAFTHIKRHQDEEAIVSSPKHPRELMDPREAAQAIFAPMARAMQKYLRATRQQSYHSMESIINHLQFCISHNMTPKAFLERYLSPGPTLQYLDTSRGRQWTLVSEEPVTSSLRQGQVFSLRRLDFSLVVTVTPLPFLRLSEEFIDPKSHKFVMKLQSETSV, from the exons ATGGATAACGATTCGATGTACTCGGGTTACTCTTACAAGTCGTCCCACTCAAGGAGCTCCCGTAAACACAG GGAGAGGAGGGACAGACATCGCTCAAAGAGCCGTGATATCAACTTACGTGGGGACAAATCGGTGACGATCCAGGCTCCTGGAGAGCCACTTATGGACGCAGAATCCACAAGAGGAGACGACAGG GATGACAACTGGGGCGAGACGACCACTGTGGTCACAGGCACCTCCGTGGACAGTGTCTCCAATGAAGACTTGACACAGATCAGGAAGGATCTTGAAGACTCTTCACCATTAGACTGCCGCCGTTACCTCAGCCCAGTATTAGGCGCCATCTTGGGTCTCTTTGCTCTGCTCACTCCCCTGGCCTTCCTAGCTCTCCCACAGCTTCTGTGGCGGGACACGCTCGAACCCTGTGGTACACCGTGTGAAGGCCTTTACATTTCTCTAGCCTTTAAGCTCCTTATTCTCCTCATCTCCACCTGGGCGCTGTTTCTACGCCCGCAAAGAGCCACCCTGCCACGTTTCTTCATCTTCCGCTGTCTGCTGCTGGCGCTAGTCTTCCTCTTCGTGGCGTCTTACTGGCTCTTCTATGGGGTGCGGGTGCTGGACTCCAAGGAGACGGACTACAGGGGGATTGTGGGATATGCAGCCTCTCTTGTGGATGCGTTGTTGTTCATTCAGTACCTGGCTCTGGTGCTGCTGGAGGTCCGACATCTGCAGCCTGAATTCTGTCTAAAGGTGGTGAGGACTGCTGATGGCGCCAGTCGCTTCTACAATGTGGGATGTCTCAG CATTCAGCGTGCAGCAGTTTGGGTTTTGGACCAGTACTACAGTGACTTCCCGGTCTATAACCCTGCTCTTTTTAACCTGCCCAAGTCCATCCTCTCCAAGAACATGTCTGCATTCAAAGTCTACAGTCTGGGAGAAG AGAACAGCACCAATAATTCCACAGGTCAATCCAGATCCATGATCGCAGCGGCTGCTCGGAGAAGAGATAACTCCCACAACGAGTACTACTACGAAGAGGCAGAGTTGGAGCGGAGGATCCGCAAACGCAAGGCCAG GCTGGTGGTGGCAGTAGAGGAAGCCTTCACCCACATCAAGCGTCACCAGGATGAAGAAGCAATTGTGTCTTCCCCAAAACACCCACGGGAGCTGATGGACCCCAGGGAGGCAGCCCAGGCAATCTTCGCCCCCATGGCGAGGGCCATGCAGAAGTACCTCCGCGCCACCAGGCAGCAGTCCTACCACAGCATGGAGAGCATCATTAACCACCTGCAGTTTTGCATCTCTCATAACATGACCCCCAAG GCATTCCTTGAGCGTTACCTAAGCCCTGGTCCTACCCTCCAGTACCTCGACACCAGCAGGGGGCGCCAGTGGACACTAGTGAGCGAGGAACCAGTGACGTCTTCTCTGAGACAGGGCCAAGTGTTTTCCCTCAGACGCCTTGACTTCTCTCTGGTGGTCACAGTGACGCCCCTCCCCTTCCTACGTCTGAGCGAGGAGTTTATCGACCCCAAAAGCCACAAGTTTGTCATGAAGCTTCAGTCAGAAACATCTGTGTAG